The segment TTATTGTTTGATGTAATGAAAGTTTTGATGTTTTTATGGGAGAAAAAATCTAATTTATAAGGTTAGAAATATCTCACTTCATTACAAAGTACAAGTAAAATAAAGGCAAAACTATGAGATGGAGGCATATATATGGAGAATATTTTATGTATGGTTGACACATAGATTTTATGTACCATCATTTGATAATAAATTGACACATCATGACTAGTgtaaaacaaaattttttgaaggatttaaaataaatattaattataattattaaaaataaataaatgaaaaagcatCAGATCCGAAATTCGAAACCCAAAACTCAAAATCtgaaacttaaaacccaaaagataaataaaataatatagctATTAttcaattatgtttaaataaaaataaagttaattgtatttattttaagcccttcaatatttatattttgtaccaataataatatatcatattattattaattaatagtaCAAAAACCTATACACGATAACACATCAAATATtatctcacatatatatataattaactagCATATATTCAATTTAAGGTTCGGTAAGAATATAAAATTAGGGACAGATCCTTTTTGGTCACCTTTTGCTTTTAGAATTATAAAGTTTAAAGTGGTAACCTTAGTCTTAGTCCTTTTGGAGAGATAACTTTAATGTTGAAATTGTTGCTTGTTTGTTTGTGTGCTTTTTATTCTGGTATAATAGTTAATTTGATACTCtaattttataaagaaatttattttaatttttatttaattttttatcttttaaatttgaattatttgtcaaattactctaaaataaatgaatattttctttgacaaacaaaataaatttaaaaaataaaatagatgaaaatttaaataaatatatatgtatataagatTTTAAGTTAAAATACACTTAAAATTCACTCAATTATTAATACTGAATACAatatcaatataaaatatatctcaaacatatcaaaatttaatattactatttttaaatgtttccaaaatatttatatttttttcaatcTTCCACATAATAAATGTggcataatatataattaatatagatTCTTATGGTGGACATGGAGTTTTGTAAGTACTAGTTAGTAAAAGAAAATTATTTGAACAATTCTTAAAATATttgttgaaaaatatataattaagattaaaggatatttTGGAAATTTAAATTCATATGatggaaaattttaatttagaggTGACTTTTATTATTATGTAATTTTTATGTAACGCATCCgttgaaatttatttattaaattatgtgATGTGGGTTTAGTTTTACTACCTAATAATAATACTTTTATTAGGTAAACGCATATCAAGTCAATAAATTTAAGTTTTGGTCATTtaactttaaaagttataaaatagttttTAAACTATTTGAAAATTTCCATTTAAGTCATtcaattatttgaaagttttttatTGAAGACATTGGGCTGTTATGGCTTATTTAAAAACTCCAACTAGCAAGCCAAACAATAATTCGACATTCGGTACCGTGGATTAGAACTCATTGACAAGTAAGAGAACATATTTTAGATCCAAATCGATTTGATGATCAATGTCAGTGATCgaggaaaaaaattgtttaaattttGGTTTACAGATTTGTTATGTTTAAAGTTCTTTCATGGAAAAAATGAACTGTAGAAGAGAAGGGAAATGAGAGCTTTCTATAGATGTAGGTGGTGTAAATAAAGAAGCTCATACTGCAACAATTTTATTACCTTAGTGACTTAAGTAAAAACTTTAGAGTAATTCAATAATTAtgttgtaactttttaaagttgaatgAGGAAACTAAGCTTACTAAAAATTAGGTGACATTGGAAGTGGTTTACTTTTTATATTGTTAATTTATTAtagaaattttatataattttttaaaatataataatttatcaaaaattcaaatagcGATATTTCTTTAATTGAAAAGAATTTTTGGTTAGAAGTGAAAAGATAGgaataaagaaaaggaaaaagaataataaaaaaaaagttttgtgATATGAATGGAGTCTACAAATTTCATGCGCATAGACATTGTTGTTATGGACAATGCATGCATGGTGTAAACTAGTATATAAGTAGGCGTGTATTGCAATATTCGAAGCATAACACAACCAAACCAAAACACATAGAAAGCTACCATGGCTACTTCTCAGAAAACTGCTCAACAAACCACAAACGGCAAGCTTTGGAACTCTTCCAGCGAAGCTCTAACCTTGACTGACAAGAAAGTTTGGCAAGGCTCTCATTATGCGGATTTCCCCGAAATAATTGAAGATGGAGATGCGAGTGAGTTTACACATGAATCAGTGACTGATGATGCTGATAGTCAGGGTTCAGTTGCTGGTCTTGTGTACAGGCGACGTGATGGAACTAAGTGGGTTGTTGCCTGGAGCAACCCACTAGATGAGAACAGCAAGGTATATGTTGCATTCAATTCAATCTTATCATTAATTAACTAGTTAGAATGCGTATATATAATCATTTAATCTATGACCTATTGCATGCATGCTGCAGGTCTATAC is part of the Gossypium arboreum isolate Shixiya-1 chromosome 5, ASM2569848v2, whole genome shotgun sequence genome and harbors:
- the LOC108452780 gene encoding uncharacterized protein LOC108452780, which encodes MATSQKTAQQTTNGKLWNSSSEALTLTDKKVWQGSHYADFPEIIEDGDASEFTHESVTDDADSQGSVAGLVYRRRDGTKWVVAWSNPLDENSKVYTDIQRQPIHWGQIKTNLEKRGKPKFKVTKFGYIASIEIDPVSRSPTMKASFELEA